A region of the Nitrospirota bacterium genome:
AAAAGAGCGTAGGCATCAAACTCTGGGATAAGGGAAGACTGTACTACTACAACCCGACCGACTTTGACCTCGATCGCGACGACTGGGTACTGGTGAAGACGGAACGCCTCACGCCGGCGCGCGTCCTGGTTCCGTCTCGTCCCCTGCTGCCGATGCTGTCGGCCCCGACGCTGCGTCCGATCGTCCGCAAAGCCACCGACCGAGACCGCGAACGCATCCAAGAGTGCCTGACGCGTGCGGCGCAGGTTCGGGAGGCCTGCCTCCAAGGCATCGCCAACCACCGTCTGCAGATGCGCCTCTCCGACACGGAGGTCCTGTTCGACCGGAGCAAAGTCATCGTCTCCTTCACGGCCGAGCAGCGCGTGGACTTTCGCGCCATGGTCAAGGACCTGGCCGCTCAGTTCCGGTCTCGGATCGAAATGAAACAGATCGGGGTGCGCGACGAGGCGGGGTTGCTGGGAGGCGTCGGCACCTGCGGCTACCAACTCTGCTGTTCGATGTTTCTGACCAAATTCCACCCCATCACCACCAAGATGGTGAAGGCGCAGAACCTCCCGGTGAACAACTCCCAACTTTTGGGCGCCTGCGGCCGCTTGAAGTGCTGCCTGGCCTACGAATACGAGGGCCCGGCGCCGAAGCCAAAACTCGTCCAGTTACAGGCATAATTCTCGTCCGATGAACAAAGCGCTGCGGCACGTCGTTCGGCTGTCGAGAAGGCGGCGGATGCAAGGCGGAACGAAGCCTCGCACCGGAGCGTACTGTGTCGTACGTGAGGATGCGAGGCTGAAGTGACAACGCAGCAGACGCCCCTTATCGACAGCCGCCACCGGTATTACATCACCACCCCGATTTACTACGTCAATGACGTGCCGCACATCGGGCACGCCTACACCACCATCGCGGCCGACGTCCTCGCGCGCCACCACCGGCAGCGCGGTGATGAGGTCTTCTTTCTCACCGGGACCGACGAACACGGACAAAAGGTCAAGCAAGCAGCCGACAAGCGCGGCGTGCCTGCGCAACAACACGTCGATGAGTTGGTCGGTCGGTTTCAAGGTCTCTGGAAGCGGCTCAACATCTCGAACGACGACTTCGTTCGCACGACCCAGAAGCGCCACACCGCAATCGTCCAGGAAGTG
Encoded here:
- the ricT gene encoding regulatory iron-sulfur-containing complex subunit RicT — encoded protein: MKKSVGIKLWDKGRLYYYNPTDFDLDRDDWVLVKTERLTPARVLVPSRPLLPMLSAPTLRPIVRKATDRDRERIQECLTRAAQVREACLQGIANHRLQMRLSDTEVLFDRSKVIVSFTAEQRVDFRAMVKDLAAQFRSRIEMKQIGVRDEAGLLGGVGTCGYQLCCSMFLTKFHPITTKMVKAQNLPVNNSQLLGACGRLKCCLAYEYEGPAPKPKLVQLQA